TgttatttattcataaaaaataatttttgatatttagtATTATTGATGAAAAGGGTTTGCTTTCTTAAGGGGTAgcttaaatatttttacatgTAGAAAACTTCAAGGAACTAAAGAGTAATTCCTTTTTAGTGATGAAAGTTTATAATTAAGGAGTAAAGTGTACTGCTGTTAATAAAATTTAGGCTGAAGTTGCTAATACTGAAGCAATAGATATAAAAGTGTTATATTATGCTAAATAAAACTCAAGTGATGCTTGTTTTTAACTctttctttgattgattttacTTCTGATTATTATTTGCAGGCAACGTTTGAGGATTGTATGGTGGGGGAGGCTATAGCAAAAAATCACAGCACAACTAAGGAAGCAATAGAAGTGGGAGATTCTGCTGATGCATATCGTACGATTCTAACCCACTTTAGCCAAAGATACCCAAAAATTCCTGTATTGGACGAGGTAAGCATGAAGAAAACATGCATTGCATTTGACCTCATGTCTATTAACATAGCCGATTTGCCGATGCTCCCTAGTGTTCTTCCCTATTTAAAATTGCTTTTCAGAAAGGATATGATACTTGACAATTTAGATGATGTTTAGAtgtcattattattattgattttaattttagagTTGATTACATATTAAATCATTACCttactcttttttatttttatcacgaCCTCTAAAAGTTGTCATATTGAACGaccacctttcaatttttttccaaatctaTCACAGTTTTAAATCCGGTGAATTTCAAACGACATTtcgtgataaatttgaaaaaataataaaggtcgtgataaaattgaaaaggagTGTAAATGTGGTGActtaatatgtaattaacccttttactATAATTGTCTGCCACATCATTTTCCGTTTGCATAGTCAACAAAAATTCGCCGGATTTTGAACGGTGatggatttgaattttttttgagaggTTGGTtttatattacaatttttaaagagcgtgattaaattgaaaataggtGTAAAGGTAGTGATTTATATGTAATTACAATCTCTTCTAGTTACTCTTGTTGCTTCAACATTTTTGACATTTTCGGTGATGACTTTATACGTAATTAGCAATCTTTATTAATTACTCTTGTATTACTTCAACATTTTTGACATTTTCACGATTTGATTGGCATTTATGTGGATTGGATTTAGAGATGTGACACGAGGGAGTTTATTTTCATCATCCATCTTATATTGAGTCTTCTATCTTATACTTATTTAGTGATACTGAATGCATAGAAACTTTTACTATATCAATAGCACAGATTTAGGAGGGATTCCCATTTGATCCTTCTATCAGTCGAAATGTTATGTAAAAAACCCCATTTAAACTAGGTAATATTACCACATTTTATCCAGGTAATGTGCTCATGCTTGAGGTTCTAGTTTATTCTATCCGTAGTTGTTAAAGGCGCTAGGCGCACCTAAAATGCAAAGACTTCATATCGCGCATCGCAGAAAAGAGCATGTCTGGGTGATTGTGTgtgtatatttaattaatatacctatattatatacataaacatttatgtaataataattttgaaaataaaatgtatgcttttaaaatataacaagtCCATAAAAGCTATAGCGTACAACTAGTTACGACCTAGacatatttattagtttttttattctgctttTTATTCTGTCGAAGAGTAACCACttctaaaatacaaaaaaattacttaattttaagaaatatcaaaattttatgtttattatgataagaaaattaattttttctgctctttaaatataaactaatttatcattaaaataattaaaaatattgaattttcatcaatctgatttatttttttatttgcttgGATATCTCAAAATGTGAAGTTATTAGATCAAAATCAAGTTTTTAagctaaaatatttttatctattgaTAACTATAACATCCTGTCAAATATATCATGATTTTAAAACAATCACTTTAATCCAtcatttgttcaatttttatcaaatatacacACAACTTGTTTAGAGATGACATGACGCAATATTATACATTTATGTGTTCATAATTTATCCTACTTGGCATATATAATATCGTGTTATGTTTGCTAAAAATTAAGCATGAATATATTTGAAAACACTCAAAAATATGATGGATAAAACTGGCCAAATTTTAAAGGCATCTTTAGATAAGtatatataaaagataaatattttcaaaaatacgtcaattttttttaaaatataatttttactttttgaatataaaaaatatgattttgattaaCAAATGGTATATTAAAAGGTTACTAactgttattaaaaaaattattaatactgTAAATGCACAATTTtggtttactaaaaaattaattactatatgTTAATCAGCGGTTTACTCAGTTCACTAAtagtgtactaaaaataaaattaataatttttttaaaaggtacAATTTATTTGAAATACACAATTGAAGTTTATCAGCAGTAAAATAACGATTTATtaacaatatatttaaaataaaatttattacaagttaaccagTGGTTTACTCAAGGTTaatcattggttaaccaacacccAAACAATTAcagatatacaaataaaaaaaaagttacattAGAAAAATCAAAAGCATGATTGCAAAACAGCCAACGTTTATCCTAGGTTaatcattggttaaccaacacccAAAACATTATAGATATATAAGGTTAGCCATTAGTTAACCAACACCCAAATCATTATAGAAATGCCGTCGCCTCcatattctcataagcatttcttcaaacactaaGAGTGCAGCACCAAAATCAGATCACCACCGACAACCATCCTCCACAACTATCAAATCAGACAACGATGCAAATCACAAAGAAATCACTACAAGATCATTGTAGAACAACCACCGCCTCCATCGGAAAAGCAGAACGCCGCCTCCATTAGTGGTGACGTTGTTGATGGCGTTGGATGAAGGTCGTGGGAAGAACGACAGCTGGAAAGAAGGATGGCCTTCATAACGGAACCCGAACCCACCACCGCGGCCTCCACCATTGATGCTTTCACTTGTAGAAGCGCCACTAATTACAGCAATCAAACCACAACGCTTTCATCTATTTTGCAAAGTTGAGTCTCGTTTCAGCGTTCTCCAGTTGCGAttcatgaagaagaagaagaagaggaaggcGGTACGTTGTGGCGACAGAGGAAGAACAAAGGTGTCAACTAGTGGAAGAACGGAGGTGCAACCGGTGGATCGAAGGGTTGGGGAATATGTAAAACGGCGACAACTTTCTAATTTTGAAGAAAATGAATGAGTAGGTTGAATTCAGTTAATACATAATCTAGGAGTCCTATTTATGAAAATgaaaaggttaaaaatgaaCAAGAAAAAGTAAACTTTGTATTCTTCAAAAATGAAACTTGACATCGTAACATTGTGTAAATTGATATATTACAGTATATAGTGTAATAaactcaattttaaaattatgatatatctGGCAAATGATGAATAAATTTAGGTAACTAAGAatatttttcccttttttattcAAGATATGTTTATCAAGTTTATCATAGTTGTGGACGTAATAGTTCATTTTCCTATAAATTATGATAGATCGTATGTAACTTTTGTTAGGAAaatatattaactttttttttattcttagaaATCTGGCTTTCATAATAATTGATTTATTGgcttttaattagtttatgtaataaaatttcttttgaaaatGAAAGTTTTTTTGATAAGATGAAAATGATAGTTtattaagttaataaatttactaagtTACCAAATGAATTGGATCAAAGAATTATATCAGACAAACGGTTTAATATAAAAGTCTTCAACTGAAAATTTTCAGCTAATTAATTAcaacaaaaaattgataaatagaaAGAATGGACCTAAAACTAACGATTGTacaaaataaatgaagaaaTATTGAAAGAATAAGaacaaaaatccaaaaacaAAGTTAAAAAGAAGATTCAGATGAAAAGATCAACTTTAGGAGCCATCTTCCCAAACAAATACTCAAGATCATTCTCCAAAGGAGTTAGATTCAAGTCAAGTCCATACACCCTCTTGCTACTATTCGATCTTCTTAGAACCGGCAATTTCGAAGCGATATGATGATCATTTTTAGCCATGGCAGCAGCTCTATGCCTCCGCATATGACCACCCAAAGCTTGCCCTAAAGCAAACTCTACGCCACAAATAGAGCACTCGTGCATCTTCGGCTTCTTTACCGTAGCTACAACTGCAAGATCAATATCGCTACTCGCAGTTGCACCATCCACGAATAATCTGGATCTCTTATGGCTCGCTCTATGACCGCCAAGAGCTTGAAACGACGAGAATTTTTTGTTACACGTTTTGCATTCGAAAACGTGATCATTAACCATACTAGTCGGTTGTTTTGTTGGTAATTTGTTGTGCCCTAGGCTATAAGAAAGAAGCATTAGACATTTCGCCATGTCTATGTTTTCGATCTCGGAATTATCTCTAGTTCTTTTCATGGCCattgaagaaaatgaaaatgttGAAAAGGTTATGAAAATGGAAGTGAGAATTAGGGTTAAGACAATGGTGTGTATATATAAGCGTTGAGTTTTGAAAATGTGAATTTGTTGTTCTTTTGACTTCACCAAATgacatattttgattttttggaaGAAACGTGTGGTCGTTTTAGTACAAATTGTTATAGTACTAGCTAGTAGTAGTGAGGTAATTCTTAGAATAGCAGGACTGCCTCTTTGACTTTATATCAAAAGACTATATTACCCTCAGtagattatgtttttttttttatgagaatttaattatgttatagTAATACTACTTTGTCAAAATTTCAAAGGATGCTTCTATTTTTTGAATATTCTGTTTtaggtattttttttctttttagtaatgtttttggggtaaataattatttttatgtttattagctttttaaataaattatattattattttgaatttgtttataagatgttatttatgaaaatataaaaaaagtttaaaattttcaacAAATTATGGCTTAAATAGTATAAACTTTGAGAAGTATTATGTTAATATCgcgagtttaatttttttttctacaaGAACTCTctttttcattataaaaaatataaaataaaacattacgtatgtattttttttaagtacAATGACCCTTTTTATAGGATGAGacaagaaaatattttaattgggGAGGAGATGACATAGGGGTAATTTTGtaagaaaaatgaaagttcTGTGAAAGATGTGTGTAATGGGTGAAATTAGGTGGCGAAGTCGCGTGTGGCTTGCTGCGAGTGGCGTTGCTTAGAAACTTCAGCAAAATAACTTATTCTTAGTATAGAAAGAACATAGAATaaaacgatttttttttttaagttatgattttttttttccaaaaagatTTGTTTTGGAAGCTTCTTATGTAAatgtaaatttgtaattttgatATACATTACCGAACCACGTTTTGTTTTCTGCCGTCATGTATTAGGTCATGCTTCTTATGTAAATGTAAAGTTTCACACAAAATCTCAATTCtccattgaaaaaaataataatattattgacTGAGTGAAACTAATACTAATTGAATTACATTCTCCACAAAAATGGAATTTAGTTGCGAACAAGTAGACAATATGTACTTAGTgcatgattttaatttttagatgtaattttatttttgcttcGAGAAGAGTCTCATAAATCTTCAACCTTTTCatacattaataatataattaatgtcataaaatttcaccacctttacatgttttttcagtTTAATCACGCCGTtcaaaaatcgtcattttcatacatgaactatcattttttctcaaattcatacaccgttcaaaaatccggtgaaaattgCTTAATTGGCAACCAGATAGTGCCATTGCGATTGCCAACCGGACAGTGACACGTCAGTAATTTTTGCCGGATTTTTGAACAGTgtatggatttgagaaaaattggtagttcgtgtatgaaaatgacgatttttaaacggcatgattaaaattaaaaaaattataaaattggtgaatttttataacattacccCTTAATAACACATTCTAAGTTTTTTCTTATGAATTCCAACAAGAATGCTATCCAACTTATGAATTCCAACAAGAATGCTATCCAAATTTGTGTGAAATTTACATAGAGTGAATATCTGTATAGAGTATTAAatcaatattaataatattataaattaattctatattgatttagattataattaatttaatagacTAAATCTATCTAAAAAGAATATGTAACTTACaaataacaaatatatatatatatatatatatatatatatatatatatatgataagggtagtgtgcgaaatttttgttttctcaattaaatatattaattttaaaaaccagatattatttgtaaaaaattaattaatataattttttttaataatataaaaagtattTCATAGTAGAGACAAATTTGAGATGACTAAATTTGGATATATCCTAAAGTTGAAATTTCACTTTTTGATGGATGCTGAAATTTCTATGACTAATTTAACAAAGGAAATATGATCATTTCAGcaaaaaaagagaggaaatGATAGTCATAGTCGTAACAATGTGTTTGGTGGGTTACATGTGAAATCAGCACAGCAGAACTACAGCAACCGTCATTCATAAACTGCAACCAAGAaatgtcaaatttaaaatagtttggGTCAAAACTGAAAAAAGTCACCAAGTTTGACATTTCCAGACGTAgcaaaactgaaaaaaattGTTCACtggaattttcaattttatataccTACTTTAGATTATATTAAACTGAACACAAGTCAATATAAATAAACAAGAGTCTATTAATACATCAAAAGTTGTTGCTAAGTTCGCTTAGCAAGCAAATGAGTGGAAACATTTTGTGAGCGATGCAGACGACAGAAAATTAcctctttaattaaaaaaaaatggattccCGTATCGGAACAACGCCTACTTACTATACTAGATTTAGCCAA
This region of Mercurialis annua linkage group LG1-X, ddMerAnnu1.2, whole genome shotgun sequence genomic DNA includes:
- the LOC126665531 gene encoding zinc finger protein ZAT11-like, yielding MAMKRTRDNSEIENIDMAKCLMLLSYSLGHNKLPTKQPTSMVNDHVFECKTCNKKFSSFQALGGHRASHKRSRLFVDGATASSDIDLAVVATVKKPKMHECSICGVEFALGQALGGHMRRHRAAAMAKNDHHIASKLPVLRRSNSSKRVYGLDLNLTPLENDLEYLFGKMAPKVDLFI